The following are encoded together in the Neomonachus schauinslandi chromosome X, ASM220157v2, whole genome shotgun sequence genome:
- the TCEAL6 gene encoding transcription elongation factor A protein-like 6, with protein sequence MEKLYNENEGKLEIEGTPEDEVEPEDEGKSDEEEKLEMEGKPGHEGKLQSKGQPDDEGQPEDEGKQEKQGKSENEGRPHGEGKPESLAKPESEPRAAEKRPAEDYVPRKAKRKTDRGTDDSPKDYQEDLQERHLGSEEMMRECGDMSRAQEELRKKQKMGGFHWMQRDVQDPFAPRGQRGVRGVRGGGRGQRGLHDIPYL encoded by the coding sequence ATGGAAAAACTCTacaatgaaaatgaaggaaagctgGAAATCGAGGGAACGCCAGAAGATGAAGTAGAGCCTGAAGATGAAGGAAAATCAGATGAGGAAGAAAAGCTGGAAATGGAGGGGAAGCCAGGGCATGAGGGAAAGCTCCAGAGTAAGGGACAGCCAGATGATGAGGGACAACCAGAAGATGAGGGAAAGCAAGAAAAGCAGGGCAAGTCTGAAAATGAGGGGAGACCACACGGTGAGGGCAAGCCAGAATCCCTGGCAAAGCCTGAGAGTGAGCCACGGGCTGCCGAAAAGCGCCCAGCTGAAGATTACGTGCccaggaaagcaaaaagaaaaacagacagggGGACGGATGATTCCCCCAAGGACTATCAGGAGGACTTACAGGAAAGGCACTTGGGCAGTGAGGAGATGATGAGAGAATGTGGAGATATGTCAAGGGCTCAGGAAGAGctaaggaaaaaacagaaaatgggtGGTTTTCACTGGATGCAAAGAGATGTACAGGATCCGTTTGCCCCAAGGGGGCAACGGGGTGtcaggggggtgaggggtggaggtaGGGGCCAAAGAGGCTTACATGATATCCCATATCTTTAA